In Eubalaena glacialis isolate mEubGla1 chromosome 4, mEubGla1.1.hap2.+ XY, whole genome shotgun sequence, one DNA window encodes the following:
- the SCGB3A2 gene encoding secretoglobin family 3A member 2, which produces MKLVTVFLLVTISICSYSATAFLINSLPLPVNKALPLPLDNDLPLKDPLKLLLKTLGISVEHLVEGLRKCVSELGPEASEAVKKLLEALSYLV; this is translated from the exons ATGAAGCTGGTCACTGTGTTCCTGCTGGTGACCATCAGCATTTGCAGTTACTCTG CTACCGCCTTCCTCATCAACAGTTTACCACTTCCTGTCAACAAGGCTTTACCTTTACCTCTGGACAACGATCTCCCCCTCAAGGACCCACTTAAGCTTCTTCTGAAAACTCTGGGCATTTCTGTTGAGCACCTTGTGGAAGGGCTGAGGAAGTGTGTGAGTGAGCTGGGACCAGAGGCCTCTGAGGCCGTGAAGAAACTGCTG GAGGCACTCTCATACTTGGTGTGA